A DNA window from Sphingopyxis macrogoltabida contains the following coding sequences:
- a CDS encoding helix-turn-helix domain-containing protein: MREKTGRKAELASSRLRVGAAIRERRQAAGLSLAELAERIGVALSTMSKIENGKISTSFERLDSISRALQADIAEFLGTAAPMAISMPQSSAYGMRRSITRPEDGTMVDAGTYLEWFHASDMLQKRFQPVVAELLIEDVADYGPFTQHSGEEFNYVLEGEMEFHTEIYAPVRLTAGSSIYFDAEMKHAHVRVGSSPCRLLAILCPRREPLAAGTADRRSMRIVDPQGNDMVATAK, from the coding sequence ATGCGCGAGAAGACGGGACGCAAGGCGGAGTTGGCGAGCAGCCGGTTGCGGGTCGGGGCGGCGATCCGCGAACGGCGGCAGGCGGCCGGACTGTCGCTGGCCGAACTCGCCGAGCGGATCGGCGTCGCGCTTTCGACCATGTCGAAAATCGAGAATGGCAAGATTTCGACCAGCTTCGAACGGCTCGACAGCATCAGCCGCGCGTTGCAGGCGGATATCGCGGAATTTCTCGGGACCGCGGCGCCGATGGCGATTTCGATGCCGCAATCGTCCGCTTACGGGATGCGGCGCAGCATCACGCGGCCCGAGGACGGGACGATGGTCGACGCCGGGACCTATCTCGAATGGTTCCACGCCTCGGACATGCTCCAGAAGCGCTTCCAGCCGGTGGTCGCCGAATTGCTGATCGAGGACGTCGCCGACTATGGTCCCTTCACACAGCACAGCGGCGAGGAATTCAATTACGTCCTCGAAGGCGAGATGGAGTTTCACACGGAGATTTACGCGCCGGTTCGCCTCACCGCAGGGTCGAGCATCTATTTCGACGCCGAGATGAAGCACGCGCATGTCCGGGTCGGCAGCAGTCCGTGCCGCCTGCTCGCCATCCTCTGCCCGCGCAGGGAACCGCTCGCCGCCGGTACGGCGGACCGCCGGTCGATGCGGATCGTCGATCCGCAGGGCAACGATATGGTGGCGACCGCCAAATAG